In one window of Arthrobacter pascens DNA:
- a CDS encoding YceI family protein gives MALPADVTTGTWTLDNSHSEIGFTVRHAGISKVRGQFKDAAATLDLAENVADSKISATIQTASFDSGDVNRDGHVRGEDFFDVEKFPEISFVSNGLVAKGNSYELTGDLTIKGVTRPVSLETEFNGVAVDPFGNTRAGVSAETTISRKDFGLTWNAVLEAGGVLVSDKVGINLELAFIAPAA, from the coding sequence ATGGCACTTCCCGCAGACGTCACCACCGGCACCTGGACCCTCGACAACTCGCACAGCGAAATCGGATTTACCGTCCGCCACGCAGGCATCAGCAAGGTCCGCGGGCAGTTCAAGGATGCCGCAGCAACCTTGGATCTCGCTGAAAACGTCGCCGACTCAAAGATCAGTGCCACCATCCAGACCGCCAGCTTCGATTCGGGGGACGTCAACCGCGACGGCCACGTCCGCGGCGAAGACTTCTTCGATGTGGAGAAGTTCCCGGAGATCTCCTTCGTTTCCAACGGCCTGGTGGCCAAGGGCAACAGCTACGAGCTGACCGGCGACCTCACCATCAAGGGAGTTACCCGTCCCGTCTCCCTGGAGACAGAGTTCAATGGCGTGGCAGTGGACCCGTTCGGTAACACCCGCGCAGGCGTGAGCGCTGAAACCACCATCAGCCGCAAGGACTTCGGCCTCACCTGGAACGCAGTGCTGGAGGCCGGCGGCGTGCTGGTCAGCGACAAGGTTGGCATCAACCTGGAGCTGGCGTTCATCGCACCGGCCGCATAG
- a CDS encoding TlpA family protein disulfide reductase yields MLAAGGAALTALTLGLSACAQEDALAKQAKAGDNKNYVAGDGSVTEFAAADRKSAVAINGTLFTGTAVTPADFQGKVTVLNFWFAACAPCRVEAPQLEALHQEFKDQGVQFFGVNLRDEKATAEAFDKTFNLTYPSFDDKNGGVLLAVSGLVPPGAVPTTLVLDKQGRVASRVLGEIEKGTLKALISAAVAE; encoded by the coding sequence CTGCTCGCCGCCGGAGGCGCCGCCCTCACGGCCCTCACGCTGGGACTCTCAGCGTGTGCGCAGGAGGATGCCCTCGCAAAGCAGGCCAAGGCCGGCGACAACAAGAACTATGTTGCGGGGGACGGTTCAGTCACCGAGTTCGCCGCTGCGGACCGCAAGTCCGCCGTCGCAATTAATGGCACGCTGTTCACCGGCACCGCCGTAACTCCAGCCGATTTCCAGGGCAAGGTGACAGTGCTGAACTTCTGGTTCGCGGCGTGCGCGCCGTGCCGGGTGGAGGCCCCGCAGCTGGAAGCGCTGCACCAGGAGTTCAAGGACCAGGGCGTGCAGTTCTTCGGCGTCAACCTCCGGGACGAAAAGGCCACGGCGGAAGCATTCGATAAGACCTTCAACCTGACCTACCCCAGCTTCGACGACAAGAATGGCGGGGTCCTCCTCGCTGTCTCGGGCCTGGTACCTCCCGGTGCCGTTCCGACAACCCTGGTGCTGGACAAGCAGGGCCGGGTGGCCTCGCGCGTACTGGGCGAAATCGAGAAGGGCACCCTCAAGGCCCTCATTAGCGCAGCAGTGGCGGAGTAA
- a CDS encoding histidine phosphatase family protein, which produces MPQATVHLLRHGEVHNPDGVLYGRLPEFHLSELGRQMAETLAEHFRDRAAHGARIVYLAASPLVRAQETAAPTAQALHLEIHTDPRIIEAENYFEGLKVTKAELRRPKHWPRLVNPLRPSWGEPYKEQAARVRAAVQDARIRAIELAGGDFGTHGPEAIMVSHQLPIWATRLSAEGRPLWHDPRKRECTLTSITSLVFDDDGSLLRVEYSEPAAALLPGAASTPGA; this is translated from the coding sequence ATGCCCCAAGCCACTGTCCATCTGCTCCGCCACGGCGAGGTCCACAACCCCGACGGCGTTCTATACGGCAGGCTGCCCGAATTCCACCTCTCCGAGCTGGGACGGCAAATGGCGGAAACCCTTGCGGAGCACTTCCGGGACCGTGCGGCACACGGGGCGAGGATCGTCTATCTTGCGGCTTCACCGCTTGTCAGGGCGCAGGAGACGGCCGCCCCGACAGCGCAGGCCCTTCACCTGGAGATCCACACCGATCCGCGGATCATCGAGGCGGAAAACTACTTCGAGGGCCTGAAGGTCACCAAGGCAGAGCTTCGCAGGCCCAAGCACTGGCCGCGGCTTGTCAACCCGCTTAGGCCTTCCTGGGGTGAGCCCTACAAGGAGCAGGCGGCCCGGGTCAGGGCTGCAGTCCAGGATGCCAGGATCCGTGCCATCGAGCTTGCCGGCGGCGACTTCGGAACACACGGCCCGGAGGCCATCATGGTCAGCCACCAGCTCCCCATCTGGGCCACCCGGCTCAGCGCCGAAGGCAGGCCGCTGTGGCATGACCCCCGCAAGCGTGAGTGCACGCTGACGTCCATCACGTCCCTCGTGTTCGACGACGACGGCTCCCTTCTCCGCGTTGAATACAGCGAGCCTGCTGCCGCCCTTCTGCCTGGTGCGGCCAGCACCCCGGGAGCCTGA